In Pseudomonadales bacterium, one genomic interval encodes:
- a CDS encoding GNAT family N-acetyltransferase, with amino-acid sequence MSVTYKVTEPISVGQFIGLQADSMLGERRPIADRECLEGMLGAT; translated from the coding sequence ATGAGTGTCACGTACAAGGTTACCGAGCCCATCAGTGTAGGTCAGTTTATCGGGTTGCAGGCAGACTCTATGCTGGGAGAACGCCGCCCTATTGCGGACCGGGAATGTCTTGAAGGTATGCTAGGAGCAAC